A stretch of the Porifericola rhodea genome encodes the following:
- a CDS encoding tetratricopeptide repeat protein yields the protein MSAPLPVLTDKSIAVLPFVNMSTEKDNEYFSDGITEEIINALTKVRNLKVTARTSSFAFKNKNLDIREIARTLNVATILEGSVRKAGKQLRITAQLILAENGFHLWSHTFDRQLEDIFVLQDEISLLIVEQIRQNFGHLELQERLVEAPTHHLKAYNFYLKARYHQLKWNSKDLERAAKLYHKCVLLDETYALAYFGLVQVYGILASWNFMSREEGFQKAQYYLQKGLALNDSSAEAHYSLATAHFWGFWRFEDGYKQLQKVLSLKPSSDEAHEGLAELYTALGDFERAMHHAEAALQLNPLSPNHWFTKGNIYYHSGRFPEAYTTMDKVLDLDTNWSLALQLKALCYTLLKDKAQLLSLLQTKANMLNAPHHLHLYELMHEDKANEFNDLQETNTYLPMKLYFQLYGGSEKEALKTLKLGISNREGQYINFKSDPLLKKLHRLPEFQALVSQTFASTQLIVHKKGCRQQDTPKMSADEVQRYIAALERLLKDEKPYLDATLTLKALAERIQLHPNKLSWLLNEHLHQNFNELINSYRLQAFKAKAVDSANAHLTLLGMAYESGFNSKTVFNAYFKKICGLTPKAWLKQEIEGSTPKQDL from the coding sequence ATGAGTGCTCCACTGCCTGTACTTACTGATAAATCTATCGCGGTACTTCCCTTTGTAAATATGAGTACCGAAAAGGATAATGAGTATTTTAGCGATGGAATTACAGAAGAAATTATTAACGCGCTTACCAAAGTGCGTAACTTGAAAGTAACCGCCAGAACTTCATCTTTTGCTTTCAAAAACAAGAATCTGGATATCAGAGAAATCGCCAGAACTTTAAATGTTGCTACCATACTGGAAGGTAGCGTACGGAAAGCAGGAAAGCAGTTGCGCATTACAGCACAGCTTATTCTGGCCGAGAATGGTTTTCATCTCTGGTCACATACCTTTGATCGGCAGTTGGAAGATATATTTGTCCTTCAGGATGAAATTAGCCTACTGATAGTAGAGCAAATTCGCCAAAACTTTGGCCATCTGGAGCTACAGGAACGCCTGGTTGAAGCACCAACTCATCACCTGAAGGCTTATAATTTTTACCTGAAGGCTCGTTATCACCAGCTGAAGTGGAACAGTAAGGACCTTGAAAGAGCGGCAAAACTCTACCACAAATGTGTTCTTCTGGATGAGACTTACGCTCTGGCATACTTTGGTTTAGTACAGGTATACGGCATTTTAGCCTCCTGGAATTTTATGTCTCGCGAAGAAGGTTTTCAGAAAGCTCAGTACTATCTACAAAAAGGTCTGGCTTTAAACGACAGTAGTGCAGAAGCCCATTATTCTTTAGCTACCGCCCACTTCTGGGGCTTCTGGAGATTTGAGGATGGCTACAAGCAGCTACAAAAAGTCCTTTCTCTAAAGCCCTCCAGTGACGAAGCGCATGAAGGCCTGGCTGAACTTTATACAGCGCTGGGTGATTTTGAACGTGCTATGCATCATGCAGAGGCTGCGCTCCAGCTCAATCCTTTATCTCCTAACCACTGGTTTACCAAAGGCAATATCTACTACCATTCGGGCCGTTTTCCAGAAGCCTATACCACTATGGATAAGGTGCTGGATCTGGATACAAACTGGTCATTGGCTTTACAGCTAAAAGCACTCTGCTACACCCTGCTAAAAGACAAAGCACAATTGTTAAGCCTGCTACAAACAAAAGCGAATATGCTAAATGCTCCACATCACCTCCACCTCTATGAGCTGATGCATGAAGATAAAGCCAATGAATTTAATGACTTGCAGGAAACAAACACATACTTACCCATGAAGTTGTACTTCCAGCTTTATGGAGGATCAGAAAAAGAAGCACTCAAAACTTTGAAGCTTGGCATTAGCAATAGAGAGGGGCAGTATATAAACTTTAAAAGTGATCCACTACTAAAAAAGCTGCATCGCTTACCAGAGTTTCAGGCATTGGTTTCACAAACATTCGCTAGCACTCAACTCATTGTACACAAGAAAGGGTGCAGGCAGCAGGACACGCCAAAGATGTCTGCAGATGAGGTGCAAAGATATATAGCTGCGCTGGAAAGACTTCTGAAGGACGAAAAGCCCTACCTGGATGCTACTCTAACCCTCAAAGCCTTAGCGGAGCGTATACAGTTGCACCCCAATAAATTGTCGTGGCTGCTAAATGAGCATCTGCATCAAAACTTTAATGAACTTATCAACTCTTATCGCCTGCAAGCTTTTAAAGCAAAAGCAGTAGATTCGGCCAATGCCCACCTGACTCTTTTAGGCATGGCCTATGAGAGTGGTTTCAATTCAAAAACAGTTTTTAATGCCTACTTCAAAAAAATTTGTGGACTTACTCCCAAAGCATGGTTAAAACAGGAGATTGAGGGCAGCACCCCAAAGCAAGATTTATAA
- a CDS encoding VOC family protein has product MFEDHIIFSGFSVDDLDAAQRFYGKILGLSIKDQPMGHLELHNQNSTPMVIYPKKDHQPASFTVLNILVRKIEESVAQLRAKGICFEQYDGELQTDAKGICRNVNGPKLAWFKDPAGNIISLIEDS; this is encoded by the coding sequence ATGTTTGAGGACCATATTATTTTTAGCGGATTTTCGGTTGATGACCTGGATGCAGCCCAACGCTTTTACGGCAAAATATTAGGCTTAAGCATAAAAGATCAACCTATGGGACATCTGGAGTTACATAACCAGAACAGTACGCCGATGGTAATTTACCCCAAAAAGGATCATCAGCCAGCAAGTTTTACCGTTCTGAATATACTCGTCAGAAAAATTGAAGAAAGTGTAGCACAGCTTAGAGCTAAAGGTATTTGTTTTGAGCAATACGATGGTGAACTACAGACAGATGCCAAAGGTATCTGTAGAAATGTAAATGGGCCCAAGCTCGCCTGGTTTAAAGATCCAGCAGGTAATATTATATCACTTATAGAAGATAGCTAA
- a CDS encoding VOC family protein — translation MATQIFVNLPVKDLSRSRAFFAELGFTFNEQFSDDKAACMILGEKLYAMLLTETYFKTFTNKEISDAHKTTEVLIALDAQSRADVEEMVSKAVKAGGSTYMDAQDHGWMYQHSFSDPDGHQWEIVYMDETALVQS, via the coding sequence ATGGCAACTCAAATTTTTGTTAATCTTCCGGTAAAGGATCTTTCCAGATCCAGAGCTTTTTTTGCAGAACTAGGCTTTACATTTAACGAACAATTTTCTGATGACAAAGCAGCATGCATGATACTTGGTGAGAAACTTTATGCCATGTTACTCACAGAAACTTATTTCAAAACTTTTACCAACAAAGAGATTAGCGATGCCCACAAAACAACTGAAGTGCTTATTGCGCTAGATGCTCAAAGTAGAGCTGATGTTGAAGAAATGGTAAGTAAGGCCGTAAAAGCTGGCGGCAGTACTTATATGGATGCACAAGACCATGGCTGGATGTACCAACACTCTTTTAGCGACCCTGATGGCCATCAGTGGGAAATTGTATATATGGACGAGACTGCCCTAGTTCAGTCATAA
- a CDS encoding GlxA family transcriptional regulator translates to MKHVSILIPEGRFSLVNIEGTHQILSWVNQYLLGQGKLPLFDLHLVGLNLLTTQSSGLFMIRPDRLVKDVEQTDLIIIPAIHGELKEVMQHNAELIPWILKQYRKGAEVVSLCIGSFLLAATGLLDGKPCATHWEFAGSFSKHFPDALLMDDKIMTEADGVYTSGGAYSFTNLLVYLIEKYAGREVAIVAAKAFMIDIGQSSQSPFIMFSGQKAHEDETVLNAQEYIEQNFQDRLSIDLLCEKLNIGRRTFERRFKKATSNTVVEYMQRVKVEAAKKQMEKGRKTISEVMYEVGYTDTKAFREVFKKITGLTPLEYRNKYNKSWAVA, encoded by the coding sequence ATGAAACATGTATCTATACTTATTCCCGAAGGACGTTTTAGCCTTGTTAATATTGAAGGTACTCATCAGATTCTTTCCTGGGTCAATCAGTACTTGCTCGGGCAGGGAAAGCTTCCTCTTTTTGATCTCCACCTGGTAGGCTTAAACCTACTGACTACCCAAAGTAGTGGCCTGTTTATGATCCGTCCGGATCGGCTGGTGAAAGATGTAGAACAAACTGATCTGATTATTATTCCGGCTATCCATGGTGAGTTAAAGGAAGTGATGCAGCACAATGCTGAACTGATACCCTGGATACTAAAGCAGTACAGAAAAGGAGCCGAAGTAGTGAGCCTTTGTATAGGCTCTTTTCTGCTGGCAGCTACCGGCCTGCTGGATGGCAAACCTTGTGCTACACATTGGGAGTTTGCCGGTAGTTTTAGCAAGCATTTTCCGGATGCGCTACTTATGGACGATAAAATTATGACCGAGGCTGATGGCGTATATACGAGTGGAGGTGCTTACTCATTTACCAACCTTTTAGTTTACCTGATAGAAAAGTATGCGGGTAGAGAAGTGGCCATAGTTGCTGCTAAAGCCTTTATGATTGACATCGGACAAAGCTCTCAATCGCCTTTTATTATGTTTTCCGGGCAAAAAGCCCACGAAGATGAGACCGTGCTAAATGCCCAGGAGTATATAGAGCAGAATTTTCAGGACAGGCTTAGCATAGATCTGCTATGTGAAAAGTTGAATATTGGTAGACGAACTTTTGAAAGAAGGTTTAAGAAAGCTACCAGTAATACTGTAGTAGAATACATGCAACGAGTAAAGGTAGAAGCAGCCAAAAAGCAGATGGAGAAAGGAAGAAAAACAATTAGTGAGGTGATGTATGAAGTAGGTTACACAGATACCAAAGCCTTTAGAGAGGTTTTTAAAAAAATAACCGGGCTTACTCCCCTAGAGTACAGAAACAAATATAACAAAAGCTGGGCCGTAGCTTAG
- a CDS encoding pentapeptide repeat-containing protein, with product MHDNYVEDQDFKAQEYSMQPLTKGEYENCSFSNCNFSASDLSEINFVDCTFENCDFSTAKILNTAFRDVKFKACKMLGLHFHTCNHFLLAISFEDCQLNHASFYQLKLAKTNFWKCRLHEVDFAEADLRSSVFEQCDLLGAAFENTNLEKAKLSTAYNYRLDPEKNRIKKAKFSQQGLAGLLQKYEIIVE from the coding sequence ATGCACGACAATTACGTTGAAGACCAGGATTTTAAGGCACAGGAGTATAGCATGCAGCCCTTGACTAAAGGAGAATATGAAAACTGTAGCTTCAGCAATTGTAACTTTTCAGCCTCAGATCTTTCAGAAATTAATTTTGTGGATTGTACGTTTGAAAACTGTGATTTTAGCACTGCAAAAATTCTGAACACAGCTTTCCGTGATGTAAAGTTTAAAGCATGTAAAATGCTTGGGCTACATTTCCATACTTGCAATCATTTCTTGCTGGCGATAAGTTTTGAAGACTGCCAGCTCAACCATGCTTCATTTTATCAGCTAAAGCTAGCAAAAACAAATTTCTGGAAATGTAGGCTGCATGAAGTGGATTTCGCGGAAGCAGACCTCAGATCATCGGTTTTTGAGCAGTGCGACCTCCTGGGGGCTGCCTTTGAAAACACGAACCTGGAAAAAGCAAAGCTGAGCACTGCTTATAACTATAGGCTAGACCCGGAAAAAAATCGCATCAAAAAAGCAAAGTTTTCGCAACAAGGTCTGGCTGGGCTGCTACAAAAATATGAGATCATTGTTGAATAA
- a CDS encoding outer membrane protein assembly factor BamB family protein encodes MRIFICLLFTFSFIGCTQQRGRTLFNQQCAVCHQDNGQNRAPDLTILGSMTPKSIFSALESGKMQLQGELLSAEEKIALAEFITKRNYDTASSPIPNYCNPQLSKLDEVHYFGWGGDLQGSGFVPAHIAQITKADAAGLRLKWAFGFEGGSITRSKPTVIGESIIFGSQFGEVYCLNIHNGCVQWRFEADATIRGGIAVSQDLAEETRIYFADFNGNTYALTAQKGELLWKTSVKNEPMNAVTGTAVYYDSLVYVPLTSMEVVRAGDDNYECCQGSGQVVALNAVNGQEVWRHRVISEKASPRGKNRIGSRTFGPSGAPVWCSPTVDSSRNLLYIGTGENNSNPPTLNSDALQALDLKSGALVWNFQATPKDAYISACPDAANCPDPMGPDVDFGMAPILTQRADGKEVLLAGQKSGVVYCLEPASGKLIWKRRIGRGGALGGIHWGMATDGEKVYATNSDWLALGGDSSFRANPGVFALNLMDGKVEWQNTPHPALCEGKRGCYNSNSAAPTITKDLVFAGGLDGYARAYDAKEGKVLWQYNTNQSFTTVNGIHAHGGAIDGPGPVIAHGIVIFNSGYALFGQMPGNVLLAFSAE; translated from the coding sequence ATGAGAATATTCATCTGCCTGCTCTTTACGTTTAGCTTTATAGGCTGCACTCAACAAAGAGGCAGAACCTTATTCAATCAGCAGTGTGCTGTCTGCCATCAGGATAATGGCCAAAATCGTGCTCCTGACCTGACTATTTTGGGAAGTATGACTCCGAAAAGCATCTTCAGCGCTTTGGAAAGCGGAAAGATGCAATTGCAAGGTGAGCTCCTAAGTGCTGAAGAGAAAATTGCTCTGGCAGAATTTATTACTAAGCGTAACTACGATACCGCTTCCAGCCCCATACCCAACTACTGTAACCCACAGCTCAGCAAGCTAGATGAGGTACATTATTTCGGATGGGGAGGCGACTTACAAGGCAGTGGCTTTGTTCCTGCTCATATCGCTCAAATTACTAAAGCCGATGCAGCCGGGTTACGGCTAAAGTGGGCGTTCGGTTTTGAAGGCGGCAGCATTACCCGGTCTAAGCCTACCGTCATAGGTGAGTCCATTATTTTTGGAAGCCAGTTCGGAGAGGTATACTGCTTAAACATACACAATGGTTGTGTACAATGGAGGTTTGAGGCAGATGCCACGATCAGGGGAGGCATAGCCGTAAGTCAGGATCTGGCAGAAGAGACACGCATCTATTTTGCTGATTTTAATGGAAACACCTATGCCCTAACAGCTCAAAAGGGCGAGCTACTCTGGAAGACCAGCGTAAAAAACGAACCTATGAATGCTGTTACCGGCACAGCGGTATATTACGACAGCCTTGTCTATGTGCCACTAACATCAATGGAAGTGGTACGGGCAGGCGACGATAATTACGAATGCTGCCAGGGCTCAGGGCAGGTAGTTGCCCTGAATGCGGTAAATGGCCAAGAGGTATGGCGCCATCGGGTAATCAGTGAAAAGGCTAGCCCCAGAGGTAAAAACCGTATAGGTAGCAGAACTTTCGGTCCGTCGGGCGCTCCGGTTTGGTGCAGCCCCACAGTTGACAGCAGCAGAAACCTGCTCTATATCGGAACCGGAGAAAACAACTCCAACCCTCCTACACTCAACTCAGATGCCTTACAGGCTTTAGACCTGAAAAGTGGCGCGCTGGTCTGGAACTTTCAGGCTACACCTAAAGACGCCTATATTTCGGCATGCCCCGATGCTGCTAACTGCCCTGACCCTATGGGCCCCGATGTAGATTTTGGCATGGCTCCCATCCTTACCCAACGAGCGGATGGAAAAGAAGTGCTGCTGGCTGGACAAAAGTCAGGTGTCGTATACTGCCTAGAGCCTGCGAGTGGTAAGCTGATCTGGAAAAGAAGAATTGGTCGTGGTGGTGCTCTGGGTGGCATTCACTGGGGCATGGCTACGGACGGGGAAAAAGTATATGCTACCAATTCTGATTGGTTAGCACTTGGAGGTGACTCCAGCTTCAGGGCTAACCCCGGTGTATTTGCACTGAACCTGATGGATGGTAAAGTAGAATGGCAAAACACACCCCACCCTGCTCTTTGTGAAGGGAAAAGAGGATGCTACAATAGCAATTCTGCTGCCCCTACCATAACAAAAGACCTTGTTTTTGCCGGAGGATTAGATGGCTATGCACGCGCGTATGATGCCAAAGAGGGAAAAGTGCTCTGGCAGTACAATACTAATCAGTCGTTTACAACGGTAAACGGTATACATGCTCATGGTGGAGCTATTGATGGCCCTGGCCCGGTGATAGCACACGGTATCGTAATTTTTAACAGTGGTTATGCGCTTTTTGGCCAAATGCCCGGCAATGTGCTGCTTGCGTTTTCGGCAGAGTAA
- a CDS encoding DoxX family protein — MSQSRNTKVFYWITTVVIFLFDGVMPALTSHTELAIEGVRHLGYPDYFRLLLVSFKVAGALALILPFVHNRIKEWAYAGFAFTMLSAMISHWVVDGLGMQTLVPIIFLIILLTSYYFHHKLVRDNTLNSKNMVSSTKIADAWT, encoded by the coding sequence ATGTCACAATCTAGAAACACCAAAGTTTTTTACTGGATCACTACAGTAGTTATTTTTCTGTTTGATGGCGTAATGCCGGCACTAACTTCTCATACTGAGCTGGCGATAGAAGGGGTTCGGCATTTAGGTTACCCCGATTACTTCAGGCTACTGCTTGTTTCTTTTAAAGTGGCCGGAGCCCTGGCATTAATTTTACCTTTTGTCCACAATCGGATAAAAGAATGGGCATATGCTGGCTTCGCGTTTACTATGCTTTCTGCCATGATTAGTCATTGGGTAGTAGATGGGCTAGGTATGCAAACACTAGTACCAATCATTTTTCTGATCATTTTGCTCACTTCATATTATTTCCATCACAAACTAGTACGCGACAACACTCTTAACAGCAAAAATATGGTAAGCTCTACTAAAATTGCAGATGCCTGGACTTAA
- a CDS encoding amidohydrolase family protein translates to MKLWIQLQPKRSFILAATFLLTLARAQAQVPTPGDPQEQAIIVLGGTVHIGNGEVIENGAVAFENGEITMVGSASEAQNMDLSGYEQIQAEGKHIYPGFILPDTDLGLVEIGAVRATVDNEEEGSLNPNVRSIISYNTDSELIPTFRFNGILSAQIVPEGGMIPGTSSIVQLDAWNWEDAAVVMDDAMHMNWPGRFRTEFDYSTYTIKRVANERYPEQVQKLKDLFEDAVAYHALEDNKTVNLKLDALQNLFNGNKALHIHAEEAGEIAEAVIFAKEQGVERVVVVGGYEAYLVADLLKEHNVPVIVDNVHRLPVREENDVNLPYKLPNMLKEAGLKVSLAYRIGMNSRSRNLPFLAGTAAAYGLGKEEALKMITANTAEILGIDDILGTLEQGKHATLFVSAGDALDMRTNQVEHAFIQGRKVKLDAMQQRLFEKYKEKYSQSE, encoded by the coding sequence GTGAAATTGTGGATACAGCTTCAGCCGAAGCGGTCATTCATTTTAGCAGCCACTTTTCTTTTAACCTTAGCGAGAGCACAAGCGCAGGTGCCTACGCCCGGCGATCCTCAGGAGCAGGCCATCATTGTGCTGGGCGGCACAGTCCATATCGGTAATGGAGAGGTAATTGAAAATGGAGCGGTGGCCTTTGAGAACGGGGAAATTACTATGGTAGGAAGCGCTTCCGAAGCTCAGAATATGGATCTTTCCGGTTACGAGCAGATTCAGGCGGAAGGCAAACATATCTACCCTGGATTTATTCTTCCTGATACTGACCTGGGTCTGGTAGAAATAGGCGCGGTACGTGCCACAGTAGATAACGAAGAGGAAGGCTCTCTCAACCCCAATGTGCGTTCTATTATCTCGTACAACACCGACTCGGAGCTTATTCCTACCTTTCGCTTCAATGGTATACTTAGCGCCCAGATAGTTCCTGAAGGCGGTATGATACCGGGCACTTCCTCCATTGTGCAGCTAGACGCCTGGAACTGGGAAGATGCAGCGGTAGTGATGGATGATGCCATGCACATGAACTGGCCCGGCAGGTTTCGTACAGAGTTTGACTATTCTACTTATACCATCAAAAGAGTAGCCAACGAGCGCTACCCTGAACAGGTTCAAAAGTTAAAAGACCTCTTTGAAGATGCTGTGGCATATCATGCTTTGGAGGATAACAAAACAGTTAATTTAAAGCTGGATGCTTTGCAAAACCTGTTCAATGGTAACAAAGCATTGCACATACATGCTGAGGAAGCTGGTGAGATTGCAGAAGCAGTAATATTTGCCAAAGAACAGGGCGTAGAGCGTGTGGTAGTCGTTGGAGGGTACGAAGCCTACCTGGTAGCAGATCTACTTAAAGAGCATAACGTACCTGTAATAGTAGATAATGTACATCGTCTACCAGTTCGTGAAGAGAACGATGTAAACCTACCTTATAAACTTCCGAACATGTTAAAAGAAGCAGGCTTAAAAGTTAGCCTGGCTTACCGTATTGGTATGAATTCGCGCTCTCGCAACCTGCCTTTTCTGGCTGGTACTGCTGCCGCTTATGGTTTAGGCAAGGAAGAAGCCTTGAAAATGATCACTGCCAACACCGCTGAAATTTTAGGGATAGACGATATACTAGGTACGCTTGAGCAAGGTAAACACGCCACCCTCTTTGTTTCCGCTGGCGATGCTTTGGATATGCGAACCAACCAGGTAGAGCATGCGTTTATTCAGGGGCGTAAAGTAAAGCTGGATGCAATGCAGCAGCGCCTTTTTGAGAAGTACAAAGAAAAGTACAGCCAATCTGAGTAA
- a CDS encoding amidohydrolase family protein, translating into MLKKLWITAFCVLAIQLVYAQEDIYSVNDVRDNRPGLYLFTNATLITDYQNTLENASLLIRNGYVEAVGTNIQPPAGARVVDLQGKYIYPSFIDLFSDYGLSELPKKSGFSWASAEKLGPQTEGPFGQNDAIKAQYDAVEDFNVIDDDAQKYRTSGFGAVLTNKRDGLARGSSALVTLGDDKENKVVLKSKAAAHYSFERGSSQQYYPISKMGFIALLRQTYLDAEWYQTENSINYTDNTLEAWIGLQNLPQVFDAPGWVQILRADELGDEFGVQYIIKGNGDEYQRLQELKATNAPLIVPVTFPEPYDVENPFDARYVDFKDLKHWELAPANLGMLAAQGINFAITADGLKDKKDFLKNLRKAVDYGLSKEDALKALTHTPASLINAEAQLGSLKAGTVANFIITSDDIFEDDAVIYENWIQGKMYRLTDKDAPDLSGIYTLNIGNDRYEMEVSGKAGSQEFKLVTNDTVKTKIDAKITGELLTLNFQPEKESDQRLRLSGWLSGKNLQGRGQMADGSWVDWKATYDEALPVDDSTESEQEEAPINLDELTKITYPFLPFGNEQLPEAKTYLIKGATVWTNEEEGVLEKADVLVENGKISKVGKNLSARNATEIDGTGKHLTSGVIDEHSHIALSSVNDIATVSSMVRMGDVVESDDINIYRQLSGGVTAAQLLHGSANPVGGQSALVKMRWGVSPDEMLIEDADGFIKFALGENVKRSSNPNSIRYPQTRMGVEQVFVDAFSRAKAYDDEWKAYNSLSAREKSNTVKPRRDLMLETMAEIINSERFISCHSYVQSEINMLMNVADRFDFNVNTFTHILEGYKVADKMAEHGASGSTFSDWWAYKFEVRYAIPYNAVLMDMAGVNVAINSDDAEMARRLNQEAAKSVKYGGMSEEDAWKMVTLNPAKMLHLDDRMGSIKVGKDADLVLWSDNPLSIYAQAEKTMVDGRIYYDLDEDSRKREMIEKERARLVQKMQNAKKNGSSTRPVSREMHQLFHCDDIHFGHEAH; encoded by the coding sequence ATGCTTAAAAAATTATGGATTACGGCCTTCTGTGTGCTTGCCATACAGTTGGTCTATGCTCAAGAGGATATTTACTCCGTAAATGACGTCCGGGATAACCGCCCCGGCCTCTACCTGTTTACCAACGCTACATTAATTACCGATTACCAGAACACACTGGAAAACGCTTCTTTACTTATTCGTAATGGATACGTAGAAGCTGTGGGCACAAACATACAGCCCCCTGCCGGTGCCAGGGTAGTAGACCTGCAAGGCAAGTATATCTACCCTTCTTTCATAGATCTGTTTAGCGATTATGGCCTTTCAGAACTACCTAAAAAAAGTGGGTTTAGTTGGGCTAGCGCCGAAAAACTCGGCCCACAAACTGAGGGCCCCTTCGGACAGAACGATGCTATCAAAGCTCAATACGATGCGGTAGAAGATTTTAACGTAATAGATGATGATGCGCAAAAGTACCGCACATCTGGATTCGGCGCCGTACTTACCAATAAAAGAGACGGACTAGCTCGTGGTTCTTCTGCTCTGGTCACTTTAGGAGATGACAAAGAGAACAAAGTGGTGTTAAAAAGTAAGGCAGCAGCCCATTACTCTTTTGAGAGAGGTAGCTCCCAACAGTATTATCCTATCTCTAAGATGGGTTTTATTGCCCTGCTCCGTCAGACTTACCTGGATGCAGAGTGGTATCAGACAGAAAATAGCATCAACTACACAGACAACACCCTTGAAGCATGGATTGGCCTGCAAAACCTTCCGCAGGTGTTTGATGCACCGGGTTGGGTGCAGATTCTTAGAGCTGATGAGTTAGGTGACGAATTTGGTGTACAGTATATTATTAAAGGAAATGGTGACGAATACCAACGCCTACAAGAGCTTAAGGCTACAAATGCTCCTCTTATTGTTCCGGTAACTTTTCCTGAACCTTATGATGTAGAAAATCCTTTTGATGCTCGCTATGTAGATTTTAAAGACCTGAAGCATTGGGAGCTTGCCCCTGCCAACTTAGGCATGCTTGCTGCTCAGGGTATTAATTTTGCCATTACAGCCGATGGACTTAAGGATAAAAAGGACTTTCTGAAAAACTTAAGAAAAGCCGTGGACTATGGCTTAAGCAAAGAAGATGCACTAAAAGCTCTCACCCACACTCCTGCCAGTCTCATAAACGCCGAAGCTCAGCTTGGCAGCCTTAAAGCAGGTACGGTAGCTAACTTTATCATCACCTCAGACGATATTTTTGAAGATGATGCCGTAATCTACGAAAACTGGATACAAGGCAAAATGTATCGCCTGACTGACAAGGATGCTCCCGACCTCAGCGGTATCTACACTCTTAATATTGGTAATGACCGCTACGAAATGGAAGTGAGCGGTAAAGCAGGAAGCCAGGAGTTTAAGCTGGTGACAAATGACACGGTAAAAACAAAAATAGATGCCAAAATTACTGGTGAGCTACTGACGCTTAACTTTCAGCCAGAAAAAGAAAGTGACCAGCGTTTGCGACTCTCTGGTTGGTTATCCGGTAAAAACCTTCAAGGGCGTGGACAAATGGCCGATGGTAGCTGGGTAGACTGGAAAGCTACTTATGATGAGGCGCTGCCAGTTGACGACAGTACCGAGAGTGAACAGGAAGAAGCCCCTATCAACTTGGATGAGCTAACTAAAATCACCTACCCATTTTTACCTTTTGGCAATGAACAACTGCCAGAAGCAAAAACTTACCTTATTAAAGGTGCCACCGTGTGGACAAATGAGGAAGAAGGAGTTCTGGAAAAAGCAGATGTACTGGTAGAAAACGGAAAAATTTCTAAAGTAGGGAAAAACCTATCTGCACGAAATGCTACAGAAATAGACGGTACTGGCAAGCATCTCACCTCCGGTGTAATAGATGAGCACTCACATATTGCGCTTAGCAGTGTAAACGATATAGCCACTGTCTCTTCTATGGTGCGTATGGGCGATGTAGTAGAGTCTGACGATATCAATATTTACCGCCAGCTATCAGGAGGGGTAACTGCTGCACAACTGCTCCACGGCTCCGCCAACCCGGTAGGTGGTCAGTCTGCTCTGGTAAAAATGCGCTGGGGTGTAAGTCCAGATGAAATGCTCATAGAAGATGCAGACGGTTTTATCAAATTTGCTTTAGGAGAAAACGTAAAACGTTCCTCTAATCCTAACTCTATCCGCTACCCTCAAACCCGTATGGGAGTAGAACAGGTCTTTGTAGATGCCTTTAGCCGCGCCAAAGCTTATGATGATGAATGGAAAGCGTACAATAGCCTGTCGGCTCGGGAGAAAAGTAATACTGTAAAGCCACGCCGCGACTTAATGCTGGAGACCATGGCAGAAATTATTAACAGCGAAAGGTTTATCTCCTGTCACTCGTACGTGCAGTCAGAAATTAATATGCTGATGAATGTGGCAGACCGTTTTGACTTTAATGTCAACACTTTTACCCACATACTGGAAGGCTACAAAGTTGCCGATAAAATGGCAGAACATGGAGCTTCTGGCTCTACTTTCTCTGATTGGTGGGCTTACAAATTTGAGGTACGCTACGCTATACCCTATAATGCAGTGCTGATGGATATGGCAGGTGTAAACGTGGCTATTAATTCAGATGACGCCGAAATGGCCCGCCGCCTAAATCAGGAGGCTGCTAAATCTGTTAAGTATGGTGGCATGTCAGAAGAAGATGCATGGAAAATGGTAACCCTCAATCCTGCTAAAATGCTTCATCTGGATGACCGTATGGGAAGTATCAAAGTAGGCAAAGACGCAGACTTAGTGCTGTGGTCAGATAATCCGCTTTCTATTTACGCCCAGGCAGAAAAAACTATGGTGGATGGACGAATCTACTACGACCTGGATGAAGACAGTCGCAAACGTGAGATGATAGAAAAAGAAAGAGCACGCCTGGTGCAAAAAATGCAAAACGCCAAAAAGAATGGCTCGTCTACACGTCCGGTTTCCAGAGAAATGCATCAGTTGTTCCATTGCGATGATATCCACTTCGGACATGAGGCTCACTAA